Part of the Methanosarcinales archaeon genome, AGGGTGCAGGGGGCGACGGTATGAGGAGAAAACTCAACTTAGCGAAGGGGTTCTAACTTTGGTAGAGTCAAGAATATCAGCATATATAACACCAAACGGATAAAAAAAAGCCAGAAAGGTAGCTCCCGAAATAATGTACGGAAAAACGCCATCTAGTTAACATATGTGAAGTTGGTGGAACAATTGTTGAATGATTAAGACCGGTGGAGGCATCAAATGATGAATCCATCTCCTGCTATGGGACAATGCCAAACGAAAGCCGCTTACGGGAAATCTGTACGAGCGGTTTGATGAGTAGAGGGTGGCGAAAGCCACTCTTTTACTCTAGTACCAAACGATAGGAGTTCTGTGCATCTATGATGTAAACTGAAAACAACACAATAATTTTGAAACTGAATTCGGACACGGTATAACTCAATAATATTTTTTGTCCAGGATTTCAGTGGAGTATAAAGATAGGAAAATGATATGCTATACACACACTCTTGCCAATAACAAATGTAATTCTTAAATACATGCCACACTAATTAAACCTATAAGGAGATTAAAGATGGAAAAATATACTCTCCCAGTTGTAATAGAAAAAGATGAACACGGCTATTTTGCTATGTGTCCGGCTTTGCAAGGCTGTTATTCTCAAGGGGATACTTATGAGGAAGCCATTGAAAATATTAAAGACGCTATCCGCCTGCACATAGAAGATATAATTGAAAGTGGGGAGTCAGTCGAAAAGATCAACTCCTTCAGTCTTGTTGCCCTTGAAGTGACTGCATGAGCGAAAAACTACCAAGGGTAACTGCGAATGAAATGATCAAAATTGTTGAAAGATTAGGATTCCGTTTTTCAAGGCAATCGGGTAGCCATAAAATATACAAGAATGATGAAGGAAAAAGAGTAACCATAGCTTATCACAGTGGAAAAATCCTCCATCCGAAAATTGTTAAAAGTATTTTGGATGATGCCGGATTATCGGTGGATGAGTT contains:
- a CDS encoding type II toxin-antitoxin system HicB family antitoxin; the protein is MEKYTLPVVIEKDEHGYFAMCPALQGCYSQGDTYEEAIENIKDAIRLHIEDIIESGESVEKINSFSLVALEVTA
- a CDS encoding type II toxin-antitoxin system HicA family toxin, with amino-acid sequence MSEKLPRVTANEMIKIVERLGFRFSRQSGSHKIYKNDEGKRVTIAYHSGKILHPKIVKSILDDAGLSVDEFKKMIKK